Below is a genomic region from Balneola sp. MJW-20.
GGTTATGGTCTGGCAACCGCATTAGTAGTTCCGGTCATTCTCAGTCTGATAGCAATCTTTCTTTATGAAAACCGGAAAAAGCAGATCAAGCTGGTTAAATTAGATCTTTTATTCCAGGTGATCTCACTGGGTTTTGCTGCAGGCGTTCTTTTGTCTCTGGGCGGAATTGGCACCTACTTGTGGGATGAGGCACTGGGTACGCTTATTATCGTGGTCTCCATGCTCTTTATGCTGCTCGCGGTACGTGCGATCAGAAAAGATGATGAACTGGTTCGATCTATGGACCGGATCCGTTAAAACTTGACCGATCACTCAAATACCTCTGCTTTAAAGATCTATGGCTCACTCGCTGTAGGTCTTACGGCTTTTGGTTTTGCCCCGGTTCTGGTCAAACTGGTATCTGAGTATTCACCCTTGCTGGTTGCAGCTCTGCGAACCGTGATCGCATTTCTGCTCTTAGTCCCTTTCTATCTGAGAACAGATCGGTCTGAAATGATTGAAGATGCAAGCAAAAAAGACCACAAATGGGTGATGATGTCCGGTATTGCGCTGGGTATTCACTTTAATTTCTGGATCGGTTCTATCTATTATACTTCGGTTGCTTCCGCTTCAGTATTGGTAGTTACGCATCCTATCATCCTTATTATCGCCGAGCGATTCTTATACAAGACGCAGTTTCAGCTCACTGCGTGGGCTGGTGTTTTGATCGCATTCGGAGGTTCGGTGTTACTAGGGTATGCTGATCACAGCTCAACGGCTTCCTATCCCGATGCGACT
It encodes:
- a CDS encoding DUF4293 domain-containing protein, which translates into the protein MIQRIQSVYLGLAAVLNLVVYFTPIYDKAMQDPEIWIGYGLATALVVPVILSLIAIFLYENRKKQIKLVKLDLLFQVISLGFAAGVLLSLGGIGTYLWDEALGTLIIVVSMLFMLLAVRAIRKDDELVRSMDRIR
- a CDS encoding DMT family transporter, whose amino-acid sequence is MTDHSNTSALKIYGSLAVGLTAFGFAPVLVKLVSEYSPLLVAALRTVIAFLLLVPFYLRTDRSEMIEDASKKDHKWVMMSGIALGIHFNFWIGSIYYTSVASASVLVVTHPIILIIAERFLYKTQFQLTAWAGVLIAFGGSVLLGYADHSSTASYPDATLGNLMALSAAAIFAFYFLIGRKVRQNRNWLGYVVPVYGYAALTCVVILLVFEGIAFEWGIRPLLIGLALALGPQIMGHGSLNYAVKYVSPTLLSTLILAEPVLATLLAFSLFSEWPSSLSMLAMLVILSGIALTWRKRKRRG